The DNA window GCGAATCTTTGCGATATGGAGACGCTTGACATTAGCTCTCTCGATACTTCAGAGGTGATTAGAATGAGCTATATGTTTGGATTCTGTGAGAACCTGATCTCGATTGATCTAAGCAGGTTAGACACCTCAAAGGCGGAAAGCATGCGCGGAATGTTCATTGACTGCCATGCGCTGACGGCTCTTGATTTAAGCGCGTTCGACACCTCGAATGTCGAGGATATGAGTGAGATGTTTCTGCGTTGTAATGGGCTGACTTCGCTTGATTTGAGCAATTTCAATACATCAAAGGTAGAATCGATGTTTGGCATGTTTGCGGATTGTAGCGAACTGGTTACGCTGAATATCAGTTCGTTTGACGCGTCCAATGCTGACGTGGGCAAAATGTTCTACGGTTGCCGTAACCTCAAGACCGTAATCATGAAAAACTGTTCGGACGAGACCGTAGAGAAAATCAAGGCTGAGTTGCCCAAAGGTGTGGAGATAATACTCTAATACCACTAAACGATAAGACTATGACGAACAAGGAAATGAAGACCCGGCTTGCGGATATGGCCGGACAAATATCAACTATCGAAGAGGAACGCAGGGAGTTTGTATGGACTGAATGTGTCCCGGCAATCATATCCCGTATGAAGGAGAAGGGGAAAAGCACTCTATACCTCCGGGAAGCAGAGTACAACAAATTCTTTGAGCCGGGTGAACTCTGGGGTATTTCAAGGGTGCCTTCTATGCAGCCAAAGAACTGCGTCTTGACGACGATAAGCTTATGCTTGAATACAGCATGGTCAGCTATAGTCAATCGACCTATAATATAGACCCGTTATATTATATAGCTCCGCATTATTATAGCGATGGTAACGAGGATGGCATGGTGGCTGAAGTTGACCGCGAGATTTCCGATGCCATACTCGTAGGCATAATCGATAAATTGCTTGACGATGAGATCTATAAAATAGGGTTTCACGGACGTGTCGAGGATGATTTAATGCTGAATTATACCATTGATAGTGATGAGTTCAATATAGAAGGTTTTACTTATTTCCCTGCCAAGGATATTCGTTTTGCATGGAATATGGAACGGCTTGACAAGACTGTGACACATCTGCCATTCGACATATATGTCAATACATGTCGAGAGACCGACCATCCGCTGGCACTTTTCATACCTGACGAATACCACGACCCGTTAAGATATTTTGCAGTAGTAATTTACGATGGCGGCTCTGTCGGATTTCCTGACGATAAACGTACAACCGTCCGCGACAGCAGGTATAGCTTAAAAAAATAGCCGTCCAGGTTTTGGGCGGCTATTTTTGTGAGAGTTTCCAGCGGTCGGGAAGCAGGTCGCGGTATTTTTCGATCGGGGTGTTTGGCGGCCATGCGGCACATCGGTCGATTATGTCGCAGAAGTAGTCGAAGACGTTGACTCCGCAGCGGTGGCAGGTGATCGCAAGAGAGTGGTACAGGGCGGCGGCTTCGGCTCCGGAGTGGGAGCCGATTGTAAGTCGGCGACGGGTCAGGGATATGTAGCGGTTGATTCGCTCGACTTCGTTGTTGTCGAGTCTGTAGGTGGGTGAGGCAAAGATGCGTGGTATCTCGTCCCATTGTTTGAGTGCATGTTCGGTGGCGGCGAGCAGCGGGTCGTCGGGTGGCACGCCGATGCGGTCTTTGACTGCTGTCAGTCTCATGCGGATTTTCTCGAGCATCACCTTGGAGTATCGTTGTCTCCACTCAAGGTGCTTTCCCGCCGTCCATCCGTCTTTGCCTATGCGGTGCTGATGCTCGAAGTGGTAAAGGAGTCCGAAGAGCTTTGCTATTTCCTGCGCCTTTGGATTGTCTTTCAGATCGAGAAACTTTCGCTTGATGTGCTGCAGGCATGGCAAGCGTTTTATCCCGCTCATCCCACCGATTCCGATATGCCGGTATCCCGAGTAATAGTCGCACTGGAAGGCTCCGTTGAAGCCTTTTATGTGTTGCTCGAAGACTTCGGCCGAGCGGGAGCCGTCGTCATAGAAGAAGTACACAAGCCCGGTTGTCATGCCGACGAACACCCATATGTAGCCTTTCTTGATCTTTCTTCCCGAAGGAGTTGCCACCTGCAGCCGCACTTTCTGATAGGTCTCGTCACCGCAGATATAATTGTCCGCGACTATTGCCTGACCCAGCGCCTTGTATAGATTTTCCAGATGTACCCTTACCTTACTTACGAGCTTCTGTGCGGTGCCTTTGTCAAGGTCGAAGCCGTGGGCACGGAAGTATTCGACAGCATTTTCAAGTGGCATGCAGTGGAGATAGCGTAGCTCGGCGAGTCCGGCTATGAAGGAAGATGTATACTGCGAGTTAAGCAGCGGTGTGGCGGGTGCGGAACCTTTGTATATTTTCTCGTCCTGCACGTATTTTCTGACCTTGTAGATAATTTTTTTGAAGCGCATCGGCTCCATGACGTAGCGCACGACATCGCACTCGCCGATAAACGTCGCCGCCTCGGGATTGAAGTCCGGACTGTCAGGCTCCACTATAATGGTCTCCACCTCACACTCCGGATGCGTCTTCCTTTTGGCGCCGTTGTTGGTACGTTTCTTCTCTGGCTTCTGCTGTCGAGTTTCGGATGTGGCAGGAGTCGTCACCGGTTTCTTCTGACGCTCCGACGGCGAGCCCTGCAGACGCTGCACTGCCTGACGCGCGGCTTTCTCTTTGCTCAGTTCCGCACTTTTGCCTTTCATAGCCTCCTCCATTGAGGCCATTTGCTTGCGCAGTTCATCTACAGTCGCCACAAGCTTCTCGTTGGTCGACTGCAGCTTTTCATTGGATAAAGTAAGCGAGCTGACAGAGGCCAACGCCTCGTCGAGCCGCCCTTGAAGGAACTCGATCTGACGTTGCAGAAACTCTATCAACTCGTTCTTTTTCATGGTGTAAAGTTACAAAAAATATCTGACATTTGCAACTTTCCACGCCATTTATTTATTTGATTAACAAATTATTAAGCCTTATTTTACGGCCATTCTGAAGCGATTTTCGACCATCACCTTCACAGGCGTGAGGCCCCTCATCAGCATATAGAAATCGTCCCATTGGAGCCTGCGCACGCCGTCATCGCCCTTTTTGAGCACCTCCCGGAAACGGCCTCGCGACAGTCTTTTTGTGTACATCAAAAATCCGTCGCCATCCCATTTCAACGCCTTCATGGTCTTGCGGTCCTTTGAGAAAAACACATACACATCGCCCGATGCCGGAGAATGCCCCTTCCACGACCACACCATCTGGGCCAGACCCCGGATGCCGTAGCGCATCGATACCGGCTGCCGGCATACCCAGAGCCGCATATCCGCCTCAAGACTCCACATCACTCCTGCGTGTCATGACATCCACCAGAAGCGCCAGCCCCTCCGCGCTTATCTCTCCCAGACTCACGCCTCGGCCCCAACCGAGTTCGATGTGCACGTCACGCACGACACTGGTGGCACCGACATCCCGGCTCTCATCCGCAACCTGAATACCGGGAACCTTAACCTCCCGGAATAACGGCCCGCCACCTTCCCGCGACGAATCCGGTCTCTCCGGCAGACTGCGTTGATAATCGCTTATGCTGATTTTGCGGCGCCGAAGCCACTCATAAAGCCGCTGGACGTTGACGCCGGTACCGGCACAGAAACGGTTCAATGCGATATAGCCGTCTGTCTCGCATTGATTCTTGTAACGCGTCCATGTCTCTGAATAGACATCGGACAAAGACTTGTTATAACCCATGATTCTTTTTGTCGACAAAGATACAACTCTCTTTCGGAGTTCGTCAATATGCTATCGCGGATGGTTGTACCGATAAACTGTTAAGGTTCATGCACCATATAGAGCCGAGAGATCTTTCAAATGTGCTTAGATTTGCCAGCCATTATAAAGACATGTTGATACAACTGTCAAAGAGTGAGGGTGAGATTTCAGTTTGGAAACTTAATTCTGACGCCTTTCTGCTCAACAAGACACCGATTGACAAATCATATCTCTTAAAAGAGGAAGAGGAAGATGATGACTGATTCTTGAGAATTGTCAAGAAATTGAGTTAAAAACAGCGGTCTTGCAGTGTCAAGAAACGATTTAACTACCACTGTATCCGCTTATTGGCTATCTTTGCATGAGAAAGACTGATTCGCTCAGTCTCCTATTATATTATAATATACTCAACAATCTCTCAAAACAATATAATACTGACGACACAAAATGGAAAAATCGATTTTTATAGCTGAAGGAATGAGCACCCCGGAAGAGGTAAAGCAGGCGTTATGCGGAGAGATTCCGTCAGGACACCGACTGATTGCCCTGGACTATGAGCAGGATGTAAAGCTATTGGCGGAAGAGCCTTTGGGTTTCCTTTCCAGAATCTACTCCGGAGATTCCATTGACGATGTTGTCAGACAGTTAAGAGAGCTGGTAGTGAATTATAAGCTGTGGGGCTACAGGCGTGTGGTATTCCGTCTAGTCTGTCGACCGGACAGCGGAGTGACAGCCGGGCAACTTGACTCTTTGTCTACTCGTTTCTCTCGTCTGCCACAGGTGCTTGATGTGTGTTGCGGAATGGATGTCTGCGAGACGCAAACGGAGAATGTGCGCCTCCTGCTGCTGGCTTCAACGTCGTGCTATTATCCTTCGTTTCGGAAACATGCCTACTGACTGTTGGAACACTCCGGGGAGATACTTGCCGACCGTTCATTGTATATGGCTGCAATCGGTGACTGCTTGTTCTGCTCTTCGGCGCGCAGTCTGCCAAGGTTGGGAGGCCTTATTGAATGGTGGTCGCGACACCCCGATCTGGCTCGTGACCCCAAGGGCAACCTTTTACTCTACGTCCACAACTACGGAACTCGGAAAGCCGACATCCTGACTCCTGAAGGGAGGTGGATAATAGGTCGGGAGTTGCCTGAATTGCAATGGAGTAGAGTGCTTTGGGGGGATCTTACGCATGGAGAGTATAACTGGAACGAATCTCTCAATGAGAGTATCATGAAATACTCACAAATGAATGCTGACGGAGCCTGTACCATAGAGGAGGTAATAAGCAGGCTTGGACTTGACAACAAACAAAATGACTATGAAAATGAATGATATTGTAGAAAACATAAGCGATACACTCCCCGTGATGATGTATCTCCACGGGTTTATGTCGGGAGCCAACGGAGCCAAGCAGAGACAGTTGCAACGTCAGTTCAAGGGTCGCTACCGGGTGATTGCCCCAGAGCTGGACGCAGATCCCGACAGCTCTCTGGAGGTAATCAACCGCGCCATACGCGAGGAACACCCGGAAATAATCATAGGCACCTCGCTGGGAGGCTTCATGGCCCTTGAATGTGAGTCGGGCGATGCCGATGTGGTCATCGTCAACCCCTGTCTTTTCCCGAAGTCACAGTTAGCCCAATGGGTCGGTGAGGAGCACACATACTTCTGCAAGCGTCTCGACGGCGTTCAGACCTATACTCTGACACAGGCTACTCTCGACAAATATGAGCGTTATGACGCCGTGCAGTCGGTGTGTGACAACGCTCCGCGTGTCGCTGCTCTCTGTTCGACAGCTGACGACCTGCTTGGCGACTCGCATGTCAAAGCCCTGACAGGCTTGGTATGGGACAGCTTTTTCAAGGTAGTGGACGATTTCGGCCACCAGTGCAAGGATGCCGGGATGACACACCTCTACGACCTTCTTGAACTCGTCATCGACCGCCGTCGGAGAATGGGTGGCTCACCAAGGTCATTCAGTGATTTTGAAGAGATGGTACGCACCCGTCCGCAACCCGAAGTTCCCGGATTCTACCGTCTGACAGTGCGTTCGTATGAACCTGACCAAATGGATTTGAAGCGTGTGTATGTCAACCGGCAAACCGCGGAAGAGGCAGCCTGTGACCCGATGTCATTTCGCCTGGTAAGACGCAACGGTGATGTTGCAGTACGCATGATGCCGAGTGACCGCAATGTAAAGGTATTCAACCCTGACAGCGCGGATTATGCTACATTTCATGAGGCTGCGGAGGCAATGAACGGTCTGGTCGGAA is part of the Duncaniella dubosii genome and encodes:
- a CDS encoding BspA family leucine-rich repeat surface protein; protein product: MEIPDKTDMGYMCSHANLCDMETLDISSLDTSEVIRMSYMFGFCENLISIDLSRLDTSKAESMRGMFIDCHALTALDLSAFDTSNVEDMSEMFLRCNGLTSLDLSNFNTSKVESMFGMFADCSELVTLNISSFDASNADVGKMFYGCRNLKTVIMKNCSDETVEKIKAELPKGVEIIL
- the tnpC gene encoding IS66 family transposase, giving the protein MKKNELIEFLQRQIEFLQGRLDEALASVSSLTLSNEKLQSTNEKLVATVDELRKQMASMEEAMKGKSAELSKEKAARQAVQRLQGSPSERQKKPVTTPATSETRQQKPEKKRTNNGAKRKTHPECEVETIIVEPDSPDFNPEAATFIGECDVVRYVMEPMRFKKIIYKVRKYVQDEKIYKGSAPATPLLNSQYTSSFIAGLAELRYLHCMPLENAVEYFRAHGFDLDKGTAQKLVSKVRVHLENLYKALGQAIVADNYICGDETYQKVRLQVATPSGRKIKKGYIWVFVGMTTGLVYFFYDDGSRSAEVFEQHIKGFNGAFQCDYYSGYRHIGIGGMSGIKRLPCLQHIKRKFLDLKDNPKAQEIAKLFGLLYHFEHQHRIGKDGWTAGKHLEWRQRYSKVMLEKIRMRLTAVKDRIGVPPDDPLLAATEHALKQWDEIPRIFASPTYRLDNNEVERINRYISLTRRRLTIGSHSGAEAAALYHSLAITCHRCGVNVFDYFCDIIDRCAAWPPNTPIEKYRDLLPDRWKLSQK
- the tnpB gene encoding IS66 family insertion sequence element accessory protein TnpB (TnpB, as the term is used for proteins encoded by IS66 family insertion elements, is considered an accessory protein, since TnpC, encoded by a neighboring gene, is a DDE family transposase.) — encoded protein: MWSLEADMRLWVCRQPVSMRYGIRGLAQMVWSWKGHSPASGDVYVFFSKDRKTMKALKWDGDGFLMYTKRLSRGRFREVLKKGDDGVRRLQWDDFYMLMRGLTPVKVMVENRFRMAVK
- a CDS encoding YqiA/YcfP family alpha/beta fold hydrolase, whose product is MNDIVENISDTLPVMMYLHGFMSGANGAKQRQLQRQFKGRYRVIAPELDADPDSSLEVINRAIREEHPEIIIGTSLGGFMALECESGDADVVIVNPCLFPKSQLAQWVGEEHTYFCKRLDGVQTYTLTQATLDKYERYDAVQSVCDNAPRVAALCSTADDLLGDSHVKALTGLVWDSFFKVVDDFGHQCKDAGMTHLYDLLELVIDRRRRMGGSPRSFSDFEEMVRTRPQPEVPGFYRLTVRSYEPDQMDLKRVYVNRQTAEEAACDPMSFRLVRRNGDVAVRMMPSDRNVKVFNPDSADYATFHEAAEAMNGLVGNKDILDFELRHYPFGIMSQTQRYVESWMYDFRGSLIQKSTCSPVHNRQPGIYGKFFGHLPDSLPYRKGDIVIVFEPFPNGNRTYAMMGVIAEEPHTVKKGYEYYRRVVKRRERDGLPVSDWLDEENYPGYENDRYLVQTGFYNESMNTLSYRHPMEIFPVKFPVGYAMVDLMMQWHSQYCELRNKDEHLHERIARTLENEHRNRVYGMGRRTQACFGIRFHIAKRHLFEHIDEVLADPAQRSTPLPIAYHHTGEKKVMLGAYLTWWRDNGYAPDECDKEEWNAFLEYNNTFNVSDTNFQIIDIINMYTQENPVSL